A window of the Enterobacteriaceae bacterium 4M9 genome harbors these coding sequences:
- a CDS encoding ShlB/FhaC/HecB family hemolysin secretion/activation protein: MKIYRTAIFLVAGLATYAAAAAPLSPADRDTIRQQQQQLLDQSQQQRDELERATPLVRPPQPAPEVSTLGPCFTIHTITLDNATLISARAQERLLSEWRGQCLDMAHITQLTNTVSDWYISRGYITSRAFLTEQDLSSGTLHIAVLEGRLQAVRLDGESARQLKMAFPGLEGRILNLRDIEQGMEQINRLRSTPVQIEILPGDKAGYSIVNLTATPEFPLTGSVSFDNSGQKSTGTGQFSGALTGNNLLGLADKWFVSGGRSSDFSTSHDAQNVAAGVSVPYGYGLLDYSYSWSNYQSTIDNNGWPWESTGDTEAHRLNGSWVLFRNSDIKTSVSLGLNHRISRNYLDGVKLESSSRKLTSLQLGVNHTQKIAGGVATFNPAYTQGVPWFGAENDNHKVGDVPKAEFRKWSLSASFQRPVVGDLWWLSSVYGQWSPDRLYGSERLTLGGESSVRGFKEQYLSGDNGGYWRNELSYPLFTLPVVGQVSGFVALDGGWLKQDDQDQYASGTLWGSAIGLTSANRWYSSQFTVGVPVAYPHWLKPDHVSIYYRVAFAF; the protein is encoded by the coding sequence ATGAAGATTTATCGTACCGCCATATTTCTGGTGGCAGGCCTCGCCACCTATGCTGCAGCGGCTGCACCGCTGTCACCCGCCGACCGCGATACCATTCGCCAGCAACAGCAGCAACTACTGGACCAGAGCCAGCAACAACGCGACGAGCTTGAGCGCGCCACACCACTGGTGCGCCCGCCACAGCCCGCACCTGAAGTCTCCACCCTCGGCCCCTGTTTCACCATCCACACTATTACGCTGGATAACGCTACGCTGATTTCCGCACGCGCGCAGGAACGGTTATTGTCTGAGTGGCGCGGTCAGTGCCTGGATATGGCACACATCACCCAGCTCACGAATACCGTGTCTGACTGGTACATCAGCCGGGGCTACATCACCAGCCGCGCATTTCTCACTGAACAGGATTTGTCGTCCGGCACGCTGCACATCGCCGTGCTGGAAGGCCGTTTGCAGGCAGTGCGCCTGGACGGTGAGTCCGCACGTCAGCTTAAAATGGCCTTCCCCGGCCTCGAAGGGCGCATCCTTAACCTGCGCGATATCGAGCAGGGCATGGAGCAGATTAACCGCCTGCGAAGCACACCGGTGCAGATTGAAATCCTGCCGGGCGATAAAGCCGGTTACTCCATCGTTAACCTCACCGCCACGCCGGAATTCCCACTCACCGGCTCAGTGAGCTTTGACAACAGCGGCCAGAAAAGTACCGGCACCGGCCAGTTCAGCGGTGCGCTCACCGGCAACAACCTGCTGGGGCTTGCCGACAAATGGTTTGTGAGCGGCGGGCGCAGCAGCGATTTTTCCACCTCACATGATGCGCAGAACGTTGCCGCAGGCGTCAGCGTGCCGTACGGGTACGGTCTGCTGGACTACAGCTACAGCTGGAGCAACTACCAGAGCACCATTGATAACAACGGCTGGCCATGGGAATCCACCGGCGACACCGAAGCGCACCGCCTGAATGGCTCATGGGTACTGTTCCGTAACAGCGATATCAAAACCAGTGTCTCGCTGGGCCTGAATCACCGCATCAGCCGCAACTATCTCGACGGCGTGAAGCTTGAAAGCAGCAGCCGCAAGCTCACCAGCCTGCAACTCGGTGTGAACCACACCCAGAAAATTGCCGGTGGCGTGGCGACGTTTAACCCGGCGTACACCCAGGGCGTGCCGTGGTTCGGTGCGGAGAATGACAACCATAAGGTGGGCGATGTCCCGAAGGCAGAGTTCCGTAAGTGGAGCCTCAGCGCCAGCTTCCAGCGCCCGGTGGTGGGCGACCTGTGGTGGCTCAGCAGCGTCTACGGCCAGTGGTCACCGGACCGGCTCTACGGCAGCGAGCGCCTCACTTTAGGCGGTGAAAGTTCGGTGCGCGGCTTTAAGGAGCAGTACCTCTCCGGGGATAACGGCGGCTACTGGCGCAACGAGCTGAGCTACCCGCTGTTCACGTTACCGGTTGTCGGCCAGGTGAGCGGGTTTGTGGCGCTCGACGGCGGCTGGCTCAAGCAGGACGACCAGGACCAGTATGCCAGCGGTACGCTGTGGGGCAGCGCCATTGGCTTAACCAGCGCCAACCGCTGGTACTCCAGCCAGTTTACCGTGGGTGTGCCGGTGGCTTACCCGCACTGGCTGAAGCCGGACCACGTCAGTATTTATTATCGCGTTGCGTTTGCGTTTTAA